A stretch of Miscanthus floridulus cultivar M001 chromosome 13, ASM1932011v1, whole genome shotgun sequence DNA encodes these proteins:
- the LOC136500552 gene encoding uncharacterized protein, with translation MAMFARPLLAALLLPAFLLSAASAADSKNNPADQLVTLINSNRTASKASTVSDNQGLGCIALQYIKAYEGQCDQVDDKKPMESSFTDTFAPTCGVQATTLSKITGRLVGCQSKYVSPAEAFDILVNDAKGLQILHSKNHTEVGAAVSGTDRGGPYFWCVLFSDGKPTSSFKVDGEVPKTAIHPGCFSGNNDDCMGPTNGAVSINAGASRLVAALLFVVACAFAL, from the exons ATGGCGATGTTCGCGCGGCCGCTGCTGGCCGCCCTGCTGCTGCCGGCGTTCCTGCTCTCCGCCGCCTCGGCCGCCGACAGCAAGA ACAACCCTGCGGATCAGCTGGTTACATTGATCAACAGCAACCGTACTGCCAGCAAGGCTTCTACTGTTTCCGATAATCAAGGTTTGGGATGCATCGCTCTGCAGTACATCAAAGCATatgaaggtcaatgtgaccaggTGGATGACAAGAAGCCGATGGAGTCAAGTTTCACTGACACATTTGCCCCAACCTGTGGCGTCCAAGCCACAACTCTTTCCAAGATTACCGGTAGGCTTGTGGGCTGCCAGTCCAAGTACGTGAGTCCAGCTGAGGCCTTCGACATCCTGGTGAATGATGCGAAGGGCCTTCAAATATTGCACAGCAAGAACCACACAGAGGTTGGGGCAGCTGTGAGTGGCACGGATCGTGGTGGACCTTACTTCTGGTGTGTCCTGTTCAGCGACGGGAAGCCTACTTCCAGCTTCAAGGTGGATGGCGAAGTGCCCAAGACTGCCATCCATCCGGGGTGCTTCAGTGGCAACAATGACGACTGCATGGGCCCGACAAATGGTGCCGTTTCGATCAATGCTGGTGCATCGAGGCTGGTGGCAGCCCTTCTTTTTGTTGTAGCTTGTGCCTTTGCTTTGTGA